The Panthera leo isolate Ple1 chromosome D1, P.leo_Ple1_pat1.1, whole genome shotgun sequence region CCGCAGCAAGACCATACGCACCAGCAGTCGGAAGTAGTGACGGTAACGCACCAGCAATGTCACCACCAGTGGCAGGAAGGCCAGTGCGATGGCGGGGGACATAGTCCCTACCAGGGCTCTGGGGTGAAGGAAGGCAGACAGGGAAACTCACCATTGCTTGTCATTTGTATTATCCCTATATTTTACAAACCATGGCTCAGAAAGGCTAAGTCTTTTGTGCAGAGTCATACaacagaaccaggatttgaatctgAATTGGTCCAATTCCAAGCTCATGTACTTTCAAGGAATCCATGCTAGTCTACGTTCTACACCCAACCTCAAACCACctcttcccacctctgccccctgaTTCTGTCTTCACCTTACTTTTCCCACCCATTTTGCCTCATCTCTGTCGTCACCCCTTCAGGACCACTTTCCACAGTCTTTGGAAAtatcctacccacccccccccccaaccgcctGCATCTCCTGATGAGATTTCTTCCCACCCCTCCATCTGCTCTTCCCTGTGGGTGGGAGGAGTCCTTGATTCTATATTTCTTCTCCAgttgtctcccctcccctgcattcaCCTTTTATGTTCTCTCTCAGAATTCCTTGTAAAAGCATGTATACACACAGCACATGCTTCCCCCCTACTCGAGCCTCTTCTCCCAAGCCCTATCCCTAATGGGGAGGGTAAgtgtcttctcctctcccatACCTtgaaccatccatccaccccttcCTCCAGATCTGACCCTCGTGAGCTCCTGGTGATGGTGGGGACTAAAATTGAAGGTAAGAGTGTATAAATGGATGTGAGTAGGTGAGTGATAGTGAGTTTGAACTCGTGTGCTTGGGAACCCACACTCAAGAGCCCTGCTTACCTGTGCTGGAGACTTCTGCTTGGGGAAGATCAGAGCCTAGAACAGGAGGGGGAGGCCTCAGGGCCAGAGAACTCTGAGGCCGGCTGGACTTGCTCTCAATTATTGATGCAGAAGCTGCTGCTGTTACCTGAGACATGTGGTTCAAGTTACTAGCTGCAGGAACAAGGTGGGGCTGACTCCTACCCTTCATGAGCCCTAAATTTACAGAACCCCAGGGTCTTGATTTGAGGGGTGATGACAGCTACTGGGTTTGGTGACCTCTCCTCCAACTCCTTGTATCAGGATATGGGGGCATGGTGTGAGCCAAGGAAATGGGAGGCTGTAATTTACTCAATTCAAAATTCAAGTTTTGTTTAAGCAATTGCCAGGGTGTGGGTCACAGAGAGGAGTCAGATCTTGTctcattcctccaggaactccaaATTTAGCGGAAGAGACTGATCCAGAAACAGAATAAACCATAATGCAATTCTTCACGGATATGGGGACTTTAGGCTGTTCTGTGAACTTCTGTGTATCTAGACAGAGCAGTGTGTGGCACATCACAGACAGTAATTACTtgatttgataaatgaatggagcTACGTGGAATAGGGATTAAGCACAGGGAGTTGGGGATGCCCAAAGAATGGGGTCAGAAATGGCAATCAGGAGGATATTGTTTGTATTCAGGCCTGAAGGCAGACCTCGTGGGGAGGCGGTGTGCCAACATGTGGAAAGTCCAGGAGGTCAATCAGGAaactgcaaataaatatttacaacccctgcaccaccaccaccaccattaccaTTAACCCCCACGACCCCAGTGCTGAAAAGGGAGGCAGGTATCAGGTGCTGCAAGATGTTGAATAACAGACTTGTTGAATGACCAGTGTTCAGGGTCCAAGGGAAGATATGGGATGGTTCTAAAAAAAGCACTGATAGTCAGCTTTGTGAATTAGGATTACTAGAGTTGATGTAAAAAGGCAAGCAAGATTGCAGAGAAATGCCTGAGGGCAAAGACTGCCAGGTGGCCTCTCTTCCAGGATTGAGCTCTGCTCCTCTTTGGCTCGTGAAGGAATAAGAGCTCTTCTTCCAATAAGTCTCCCATCCCCAGTACAGGTTGAGAACTCCGTTGGGGGCTACAGTCTTTATGTGTCTTCCAACTTGGTGCTGGGCATCTGGGTCCAGTGTTTGTACACGGAGACTGTGTGCTCGAGGAGCGAAGGGCCTGAGTCCCACTCTTCCTTCGCATGGCATTTACGGGAGCATTTGGTATAAGTTCGCTCACTGACCCTGAAAGGTAGCCTGGCAGCCACGCGACCACACAGTACACCTCAGGAGGGCCTCTTTAAGTCGGCGGAAGACTCCAGCTCCAAGACTGAGAAGACGCTGAAGTCATGTGACCTGCCCCTCCCTTTCATCGCATCACGTGCCTCGCGTCTTGTCAAGCGAGGTGAGCCCTCCCATTGGTTGGCGATGATCATGCGGTGGAGGCGGGGCCGGAAGCCAGGATTGCGGCGGTAGCTGCGGGGCTCTGGGAAGGGATAGGCAGGGCGGCGGGTGGCTGTTCGCTGGATGCAGCCACGGGTCATGTGACCGGAAGGGCTCCCGACGGACGCCGTCCCTCCTCGGCGCGGCCTGAGCGCCCGGCCCGACCCCGGCCATGGGGTGCTGCTACAGCAGCGAGAACGAGGACTCGGACCAGGTGCGGCCGCGGCGGGCGAGGCTCGGGAATGAGGGTTGAGAGGCTAGGGCGTGGGGCCCAGAAAAAAGCCTGCAGAAGAACGGGACTGTGGGCCTCACTTAGTACGGAGGCCGGGAGGGGACAGATTACGGAGGGGACGCTCGGCCGGGCTCCTACCCCTGTTAAAGCCCCAGCTTTCTCTACACAGTCTCCGCTTTGGGGTGTGCAGACAGCCCCCTGTCCCGCTCGCTCCCACCCCTTTCATGTTATCCTATCTTTAAACCTTTATAGCCTTCAGAATCCTCAGCCTCGGTCCTTGGGAAACACTGTCTTCCAAGCTTCCTGTGCTTTTTCTGTGCTTGTATGAGCGGGCTTTGTGAATCCATTCTAAAGATGGGtaagctgaggctcagagttaGCTTTTCCTAACATGAATCAGGAATCTATGTATCTTCTCAGTCCCTCGAGTTGGAGAAGGAAGGTCACTGCGGTTtggggtcagagaaggcttctggAAGTAGGTGGCATTTGAGTTGACCAGTAAAGAATTTAATAGAGACCATGACATCAAGACGTTTTGGGGAAGCAACAAAGCGGGTTTCACTTTGGCTGTATTGGATTAGAGAGGTGGGATGAGAGCTCAGTTTGACCTGCCTCGGTGCAGTTTTTGCTTGGGGCCTGTGAGTTCCTTTAGCTAGAGGGGTGCTTGCCCTGGGAATTTGACTGTAGACCTGATCCCTTTGCAGAAAGGATTAGGCTGGGAAGATTGTGCAGTTTTaagttcttcctcttccccttggTGCATTCTCACTTCTCCCTACATCTTAATCTCTGACCTGCCTGCCCGATCTCCTTTTAGGAGTGGGGAGACCTTCCCAAGGATGAAGTCTCAAGCTCTTGCCTCTAAGCTTGGGTCCAACGTGTGTTGGGTTTCAACACATTCTAGACACACAGATGACAGAAGGATTTCAGCAAGTAGCTCACAGTCTGGTGGAGAGATGGTCACAGAAGTGGATTATATTATTGGTATTTGGGAAGTCGGTCTTTCCCCAGTGACTCACATGAAACTATTTTGGGTTAAGAACTTAAGGTTAGGAAAATGCCCTTTGTTTGAGAGGCATGGGTGTCTCTTGGGCCTCATTAATTCTCCAAACCCCAATGAACACATATTCCTATTTCCTGTCCCTTACACCTTAGGCATACATCATGTCCGCTATCCCTCACTTCACCCCAGCATCTTAGAGGAGACAGTATTCCTGCCTACTGGGAAAACTGTGGCCTAATGGAAAATTGTCTCCTAAAGGATAACACGAACTCTTGCAGGGAATGAGTTAAGAAGGGTTAGGACCTTCTCAGAAAGGATACCAGCTTCTAGCTGGGAGAGCTGGGTTTATTGATCTGAACTTTCATCTTGACAGGCTCTCACTTCTGTTTCTAACCCCCAGAGAGGTGCTCAGTCAGTGCTGGGTGATTTGAGCCTTCATGTGGCAAAGGTCTACAAGCCATTCCCTATCCCAAAATCCCTTTCTCAGCTCTTGggcaggcccctcccccactttaaTCTCTGCTCCCTtgttacaataaaaagaaataaatgacacattttcaaagactttttatAGTTCTCTCATTTGACGTTTGCCAAATGTTTGTCGTATAGGTGTAGGTTATGTACTTAAAGGTAAGGGAAAAGTTCAGAGAGGCTAAGATATTTAGCCAAAGACACAAAGCTGAGTAATGCTGTAGTCAATGTATCTTGATACCAAGCCATGTGCTTTATCCATTGGGCCAAGATATTCTTTTCAGCTATGCCCATACACCAGGTGACTACTTATGGACAGACCATGTATATGTGTCTGTGCTGGAGTAGACAGTGAAAGCCTGACTCCTGGGTTGACACTGACTCAGGGACAAACCTTGGTGTGAAACACTTCCTCCATGCTTCAGTTGcccttgggggtggggtgatgtTATTTGTTCACTCTGATTGGGGGTAGCCTGGCCTCTTCTGGGAGTCTAGGTCTCAGGAAAACATCGTTGTTCTTGAACAATCCACTTAGACATGGGGGACAGGGGAGACCTGTCCTATAGGAAGATCTGTCTGAAGTAGGGCTGGGAGAAGGACAGCACACAGGAAGCAAATTCAGGGTTATGGAGCCAGCTTTCCTTTGAGATAGTTTGATCTTTAGCAAGCATTTTGTCCTTCTAGCCCTTGAATACTTAGTCTGTgttttgaggaggaggagggtatGTCTAGGAGTTGGGAGGTGATAGGACAGAGTCCCACAGCTTTTGTCTCATACTATTGGGAACCGAAGACGCTTGGCAACCTAGACTTGAGAAGGAAGAGTATTGTGAAAAGGCTCGGCCTGCCTAGGGTGGGGCAGGCGAGCAGGAGGAAGTGGCCCTCTGTAAGGAGAGTTGTggagttgggggcaggggaacTGGGAGCCCACAGTGGGAAGGTCTATGGTAGGAACTGAGATCTGCCTGGAGTGGAGCACTGGTGGTCTGGCACTAAGGGTTGGTGAGTCAGCATTAGGCAGGATGGGCCCCTTGTCTTTGGCTTTGTCCTGGGCACCCTTGCTCTTTATGGCTTGGATAGATACCCAGCAGGCCTGCTTATCCAATTTGTGGCTGACATAAAGCCAGCAGGGATTTGCAGCTGATAGGCTCAAGGCAGGGTCATATTCAGAGAGACTGCAGTAGATTAGAATAAGGGGCTGGAATAGGACCAGGGAGACTTGGTTTGGCCCCATGTTAGTTCTGGGGTTTGTGATTATTGGCTTAAGCTAGCAGTAACAGGACTACTGAAAATTAACAAACCACAAGAATAGAAGTGTGGTGACTTGGCAAGGGAGGGAACAGCTGCACTGTTCTGGTCAGGTTTCACCAGGTGCACCAAGTCTGGTTCTGGGAGTCATATACAAAGAAAGCATTAGAGAAGAGTGAACACCTGAGAGTAGAAGGGACCTGCCCTCTAGGAAGGGGGCACACTTGGACTGTGTGACCCAGAGGCTGGGACTCTTGCCCTGAGATTACATGAGGAATATAATTGTCTGGCCTCACGGGGCCTCCATCCTAGGAGCAGACAGCCTTTCTGGGAAGGGCCTGGTCTGGGGGATCAGGAGGGCCATTCTTGGGCTCCTGACTCCCATCAGTTTCTAGACCTTACTCCTCTGGCTTCCAGCTTCCAGTATTCTTTCTCATCAGGTGCTAGACTGTTTGCTGAAGCTCCAGAGTGGTTATTGAGTAcatgctttgtgtctctgtcCATCTTTTCAGGGCCTCTAGGGCTGCTTGGATTTACTTTAATTCATCCTAGACCCACAACTCAGCTGAGCTCCAAAGGGCAGGCAGGACTGAGCCTTATCTGACATTCCATACACTTCAGCACTTGGGATATTTTTTGGTGCTTAAAAGTCAGAGCTGGGCTGAAAGGAGAGCCCAAGAAAGGCAGGTTGGACTAAAGGCTccagggttggggtgcctgggtggctctgttggttgagtgtctgactcttgattttggctccagtcgtAATCCTAGGGTTGTgaaatccagccccacatcagctccagccccaaattgggctccgtgctgagtgttgagcctgcttaagatcctctctctctctctctctctctctctctctctttctctgcccctctcccttgctagcatgtgtgttctctctcaaataagtaagtaaataaataaataaatctaactaaaggcTCTGGGGCTTACTTCTCCTCCATGGCCTTTCCCAGGACCGAGAGGAGCGGAAACTGCTGCTGGACCCTAGCAGCCCCCCTACCAAAGCCCTCAATGGAGCTGAGCCCAACTACCACAGCCTGCCTTCCACTCGCACAGATGAGCAGGCCCTGCTCTCCTCCATTCTTGCTAAGACAGCCAGGTGAGCACTGCAGGACCAAGCCTGGGCAGAGCTTTCTCCATCCATGTTAAAAGCTGGGATAGGGGGACTGGGCCCAGGACATGGGGGATGGGACAAGGTCAGTGGTGAGAGATGCCTCTAGGCCTGGGCTTGCTCCAGTGGGGAGGCAGGGACATGGTGTCAGATAGCTCTGGAATTGGGACTTGGCAGTGAGTCCTGTGTATCCCTCTTAAAGCACCTGTCatgttccctctgcctcctctccccaaaGCAACATCATTGACGTGTCTGCTGCGGACTCCCAGGGCATGGAGCAGCATGAGTACATGGACCGGGCAAGGCAGTACAGGTGAGACCTGGCCAGCTTGCATCCCTCCCTCAGGCTACTtgggtccctccctgcccctcaatCCCTTATCCAGCTTTGGAGTCCGAGCCCCAGTCCAGGCTCCTTGTTTGGGTGTGGCCCAGGAGACTGACAACAAATCTCTCTGGTACCTCAGCAGATGTGCATGTTGGCCCTGTTTGCCCCATGGCCTTCAAGGGTGCGGAGGCCAAGGGAGGTGGGCCTGGAGTGAGTTTGTGGTGAGCAGAGGCCACCGTCACCCTGCTTCTCTGGCCTGAGGGAGTGAGACTTCCCCGAGCCGGGCTGGACTGGGCAGAGCAGACTGGCCTGACTGCCCACCCCATCCTCCCTCTTGGCCAGCACCCGCTTGGCTGTGCTGAGCAGCAGCCTGACCCACTGGAAGAAGCTGCCACCGCTGCCATCTCTCACCAGCCAGCCCCACCAAGTGCTGGCCAGCGAGCCCATCCCCTTCTCCGACTTACAGCAGGTGAGCCACCCCTTGGCCCGCCCCTGCCCATCCTTCCTGCACTGCCCAGGCTGTGGCAGAGGGTTCGCCCTCTCCATCTCAGAGGCAGTAGGGAAGTGGAGTTAGAGAGCCTGGTAGCTCAAGTA contains the following coding sequences:
- the LAMTOR1 gene encoding ragulator complex protein LAMTOR1, which translates into the protein MGCCYSSENEDSDQDREERKLLLDPSSPPTKALNGAEPNYHSLPSTRTDEQALLSSILAKTASNIIDVSAADSQGMEQHEYMDRARQYSTRLAVLSSSLTHWKKLPPLPSLTSQPHQVLASEPIPFSDLQQVSRIAAYAYSALSQIRVDAKEELVVQFGIP